In the Flavisolibacter tropicus genome, one interval contains:
- a CDS encoding ring-cleaving dioxygenase produces MSQLITGIHHVTAIASSAQKNIDFYVGILGLRLVKKTINFDGPDVYHFYYGDEVGNPGSILTFFPYNGLVNGRQGKGMLNTTTFSAPATSLNYWLERLKRFDIPYKKPQERFDGEMVVYFEDEDGLGLELVFNDKDTRPGFSLGNIPQEHSIKGFYNVEIWEEGYERTAGLLTEQLDHQLIAEKGNRFRFAAKDAPGNYIDILCSPDSMKGLAGSGTVHHIAFATPNKGTQEEVRLKIVKRMLNPTPILDRNYFTSIYFREPGGVLFEVATSGPGFMVDESIDHLGEALKLPPQFEDNRQQIEKTLTPVFINLDKYK; encoded by the coding sequence ATGAGTCAGCTAATTACAGGTATCCATCACGTTACAGCCATTGCCAGTAGTGCGCAGAAGAACATTGATTTTTATGTAGGTATTCTTGGTTTGCGACTGGTTAAGAAAACCATCAACTTCGATGGTCCGGATGTATACCACTTTTACTATGGCGATGAAGTAGGTAACCCTGGAAGTATTCTTACCTTTTTCCCATACAATGGATTGGTCAATGGCCGACAAGGAAAAGGCATGTTGAACACCACAACGTTTTCGGCTCCTGCTACTTCACTGAACTATTGGCTGGAACGCCTAAAACGGTTTGATATTCCCTATAAAAAACCACAAGAGCGCTTCGACGGCGAGATGGTGGTGTATTTTGAAGATGAGGATGGACTAGGTTTGGAGTTGGTCTTTAATGACAAGGATACGCGCCCCGGCTTTAGTCTTGGTAACATTCCTCAAGAACATTCCATCAAAGGATTTTATAACGTAGAGATCTGGGAAGAAGGCTATGAGCGTACAGCAGGCTTGCTTACCGAACAGTTAGATCATCAGCTTATTGCTGAAAAAGGAAATCGCTTTCGCTTTGCAGCCAAAGATGCACCTGGAAACTATATCGATATACTTTGCTCGCCAGACAGCATGAAAGGCCTGGCAGGCAGTGGTACGGTTCATCATATTGCTTTTGCCACACCAAATAAAGGAACACAGGAAGAAGTGAGATTGAAGATCGTTAAGCGGATGCTGAATCCGACGCCCATACTGGATCGGAACTACTTTACCTCTATCTACTTCCGGGAGCCGGGTGGTGTATTGTTTGAAGTGGCTACATCAGGGCCTGGCTTTATGGTAGATGAGTCCATTGATCATCTCGGAGAAGCCTTGAAGTTACCACCGCAGTTTGAAGACAACAGGCAACAGATTGAAAAAACACTGACGCCCGTTTTTATTAACCTGGATAAATACAAATAA
- a CDS encoding OsmC family protein: MAETKVIASAVAKNSGDMYTTQLTIGEHHFIADEPLDFGGSDMGPAPGDYLCMALASCTAITLRMYARRKNWDVGEIQVNVKLVKGDQMASGLNTFYCSIHFTGSLKEEQIKRLLEISKVCPIDRLLKKPSDVVVVIE, translated from the coding sequence ATGGCAGAAACAAAGGTTATAGCATCGGCTGTAGCGAAAAATAGTGGTGATATGTATACCACCCAGCTTACTATTGGTGAACATCATTTCATTGCTGACGAACCATTGGACTTTGGTGGAAGCGACATGGGCCCTGCACCCGGCGACTATTTATGTATGGCATTGGCCTCGTGTACGGCTATTACCCTTCGCATGTATGCGAGGCGAAAGAATTGGGATGTAGGGGAGATACAGGTAAATGTGAAGCTGGTAAAAGGCGACCAGATGGCGTCAGGGCTGAATACGTTTTATTGCTCTATCCATTTTACCGGAAGTCTTAAAGAGGAACAAATAAAAAGGTTGTTGGAAATTTCTAAAGTTTGTCCCATTGACCGGTTGCTCAAAAAGCCTAGCGATGTGGTAGTGGTGATTGAGTAA